GATATTTTTTATGGAATTAAAAAAGAAGACCTGTGTTTATCAACAGGACAACTTAAAACAAGTGAAGATTTTATAAAAGCTTGTTATAATTTTTATCAAACAAAGGAATCTGTTAAGATCCGTCTTTCTGGAGAAAAAATTTTTCATATTGGTATAAGGGGTCCTGCAAGTTTAGCTTTTGCTCTTGGAATAGTTTTTGGAAGTCAGGATCCATTTATAATTTATCATTATCCTAAAGGAAAATATTATCCTGTAGAAGTATTAAATCCAAGAGAAATAAAAGAAAGGCTTGACTCTTATACTGCAGTTAAATATACTTTGGAAAAGAAGGGGGATGATTTATGCATTCTTTTTAGATTTGCTCATCATGAAATGCTTGCAGATGTAAAAAAATATGCAGAGAGTTTTTTAAATAATCCATCTTTTTTAATTTTATCTCATAGTTCAAGTGGCAATGTTCCTTTAGAGAAATTTAAAAAAGTCTCACAGGAAGCAGGAAGTATTATTCAGGATATAAGGAGCAAGTATTCTTTTAAAAGTTTTCACTTTTTCTTTTCCAGTCCTGTTGCTATAGCTTTTATGCTTGGGGTTATTTTTGGGCATTATTCAGAGGGGGCAATCTATAATTATCAAAAGGCAGAAGGTAATTATTTAAAAGTCATAAATTTATCAGATCTTAGAAAAATTAGAGAAGGAGATGTCAGATTTTAGAAAAAAGCCGGATTTATATAAATATTAGAAGCAAATAAAAAAGAGATAATCTTATGGAGGATAAAATTTTATATAAAATAATTTTAGCTTCATTATTACATGATATAGGAAAAGTTTATTTAAGAGCTCAAAAAGATTTACCATCTAATTTTGTTAAAGAAAATCGAGATCTTTATCAACCATTTTTTAAAGGACACTACACACATACTCATGTGCTTTATACTGCAAAATTTATTGAAGATTTTCGAAAATTTATACCTGAGTATTTTTTACAAAGTGAAAGTGCAGATTATTCGCTTATCAATCTTGCAGCCTCGCATCACAAGCCAAATTCTCCTTGGCAGTTGATTATTTGTGAAGCAGATAAGTTGAGTAGTGCTTATGAAAGGCGAGAGTTTGAAGAAAAAGTTATTCTTAAAAAAGGTGAAACTTCAACTGATATTCCTCTTCTTAGTCTTTTTGAAGATATAAGATTTGACAATAGATGGAAAGAAGACAAATTAGAAAATTATCATTTTGCGTATAAAATTGCCAAACTAAGCCCTGAAAATATTTTTGCTCAAGAAAGAACAACGGAGCTTGCCTCTCAAAAGCTATATCAAGAAATAATTAATAGTTTTGAAGAGGGATTTAAAAGACTTCCTTTTAAAAAAGAAAGAGTAGATCTTTGGTTAGAAAGCTTAACTGCTTTGATGTTAGAACATTTCCTATTTATTCCCTCAGCAACTGTGGGACTTTCCTCCACTTCTACTTTTGAGAAAATTCCAAGTGATATCTCACTTTATGATCACTCTTACTTTACTGCAAGCCTTGCTTCAACTCTCTATTTATATCATAAAAAAACGAATTCTTTAAATGAAAATCAGATTAAAAATAGAAACCTTAGAAAATTTTTATTTATAGAAGGCAATTTTTATGGGATACAAAAATTTATCTTCTCTTCCGGAGGGGAAACAAGAAGATGGGCTGCTAAACTTCTACGAGGTCGTTCTTTTATGGTTTCTCTTTATACAGAATTAGTAGCAGAATATATTCTAAAGAAGTTAGAATTACCTTTTGTGTCTCTCCTTTCATCAGCAGCTGGTAAATTTTTAATTTTAGCTCCTAACTTTGAAGAAGTAAAAGTAAAACTAAAGAATATAGAACAAAAAATAAACGACTGGCTTTATGAACATTATTACGGGGAGACATCTATAGGTTTAGTATTTGTTGAAGCTAAACCTTCTGATTTATTGTATTCTGAAGGATATAATAAACTTATGAAACTTTTAGGTAGAAGATCAGAAGAGAGGAAATATGAAAAGTTTGATCTCACCAGATATGGTGGGGTTAAAAAAGATTATTTTGATAAATTTTCAGAATATGGAGTATGTAAACTTTGTGGGAAAAGACCTGCTGTAAAAGAAGAAATTTTTATTAGAAAAGGTCAGGAGGAAAAAATTGCAGTTTGTCTTATTTGTAATGACCAAATAAAATTTGGCGAAAAATTAGTTAAAAATAGATATCTTTTAGTTTATTCTCATAAAACAGAAAATACTATTTCTTCTGTTCCTATTTTAGACTTTTTTTATATAGAGTTTAAAAATGATCTTAAACTTTGTGAGGAAAAACTTAGAAATTTAAATCTTCTCCATGTTTGGGACTTGTCTTTCCAAAAAGACGAAATAGAAACTAATTGTATAACTTTATATCCCAAAAAATTTATCAATGCTTATATTCCACGAGACTCTTCATCAAAAGAAATCTTAACCTTTGAAGAACTTTCTCGTTTATCTTTAAAGAAAAAAGACGGAAGATTTTATGGTATAGATGCTTTGGGTGTACTTAAAGCAGATGTTGATAATCTTGGAATTATCTTTTACCGCGGATTTCGTGAAACTAAACGCACATTTTCTCGTTATTTATCTTTATCACGTATGCTTAATTTCTTTTTTGCTTATTATTTACCTTATCTTTGTCAGAAAGACTTTAAAAATATTTATAATGTTTTTTGTGGAGGAGATGACCTATTTATAATAGGACCATGGTATGAGTGCTATAAATTTGCTTTAAAAGTAAACGAACTTTTTAGAAAATATGTTTGTGAAAATCCAGCATTTACTCTTTCTGCTGGATATGTTTTAACTAAACCAAATTTACCTATTACAGAACTTGCTAAAAGATCTGAAAGAGCTCTTAAATTTGCTAAAAATATGGGTAAAAATAGATTATACATTTTTAAAAAAGATATAATGTGGACAGATATTCCGGAATTAGAAAACCTAAAAACATATCTTGAAAATCTTTACGAAAAAGAAATTTTAAGTCGAACTTATTTATATAAATTGAATGAAATTATCGAGATGGTCAGTAAAGCTAAAAAAATGATGAATGAAGCAAAAGAAGGAAAACAAATTGAGGTCTCTTTAGCTTATTTAGCTAAAGAGCTCAAAAGCCTTATATGGCCAAGTTTGTTCTATTATTTTACTGTCAGAAATTTTGATAAAAAAAGATTATTAAAAAAAGAAGAAAGATCACGTGAGATGGAGAAATTTTTAATAAGAATAAAAGAAGCTTTAGAAAACTACAGAGAAGCTTTTAGATTGCCTCTCTGGCAAATACTATATTCTACAAGGAGGGTTGGTCATGAATTATAAAGTTCAACAAGGAAGTCCACAACAAACTTTACGATTACCTGAAATTAAATTTTGGTCAGATAAAGAGAAAAAATTAGTAAATACGACTCTTTTTTCCGAAATAGCGTTTAAGTATTCAGAAATTATAAGCAGTAAGGATAAAAAGAAAAATAAAAGGTCTCAATTACGCAAATTTTATGATGAAGTTTTATTTTTTTATGACCGATTAAAGGGAGAAAAAGATAAATTTCAGCAATTTTTACCCTATATTAAATTAATGCGAGCTAAACTTTACTATTCCTTAGGAAGGAAGCACATAACTGATGAATTTCGGACTATGGTTGAAAGTTGTCTTAATCAGGTTGAAACATGGGATGATTTTGAAGTTTTTAAAAATTTTTTTGAAGCTTTCATGGGATATTATCGTTATCATCGTAAAGATGATTAAAATTATAAGCAAAATTAGAGGAGGGT
Above is a window of Candidatus Desulfofervidus auxilii DNA encoding:
- a CDS encoding SAVED domain-containing protein translates to QVGHINTIKAFLEKKKWSIPFYITCEDKKELQNFLKDIPEEKTSEEISYFDGLDIFYGIKKEDLCLSTGQLKTSEDFIKACYNFYQTKESVKIRLSGEKIFHIGIRGPASLAFALGIVFGSQDPFIIYHYPKGKYYPVEVLNPREIKERLDSYTAVKYTLEKKGDDLCILFRFAHHEMLADVKKYAESFLNNPSFLILSHSSSGNVPLEKFKKVSQEAGSIIQDIRSKYSFKSFHFFFSSPVAIAFMLGVIFGHYSEGAIYNYQKAEGNYLKVINLSDLRKIREGDVRF
- the cas10 gene encoding type III-A CRISPR-associated protein Cas10/Csm1, which codes for MEDKILYKIILASLLHDIGKVYLRAQKDLPSNFVKENRDLYQPFFKGHYTHTHVLYTAKFIEDFRKFIPEYFLQSESADYSLINLAASHHKPNSPWQLIICEADKLSSAYERREFEEKVILKKGETSTDIPLLSLFEDIRFDNRWKEDKLENYHFAYKIAKLSPENIFAQERTTELASQKLYQEIINSFEEGFKRLPFKKERVDLWLESLTALMLEHFLFIPSATVGLSSTSTFEKIPSDISLYDHSYFTASLASTLYLYHKKTNSLNENQIKNRNLRKFLFIEGNFYGIQKFIFSSGGETRRWAAKLLRGRSFMVSLYTELVAEYILKKLELPFVSLLSSAAGKFLILAPNFEEVKVKLKNIEQKINDWLYEHYYGETSIGLVFVEAKPSDLLYSEGYNKLMKLLGRRSEERKYEKFDLTRYGGVKKDYFDKFSEYGVCKLCGKRPAVKEEIFIRKGQEEKIAVCLICNDQIKFGEKLVKNRYLLVYSHKTENTISSVPILDFFYIEFKNDLKLCEEKLRNLNLLHVWDLSFQKDEIETNCITLYPKKFINAYIPRDSSSKEILTFEELSRLSLKKKDGRFYGIDALGVLKADVDNLGIIFYRGFRETKRTFSRYLSLSRMLNFFFAYYLPYLCQKDFKNIYNVFCGGDDLFIIGPWYECYKFALKVNELFRKYVCENPAFTLSAGYVLTKPNLPITELAKRSERALKFAKNMGKNRLYIFKKDIMWTDIPELENLKTYLENLYEKEILSRTYLYKLNEIIEMVSKAKKMMNEAKEGKQIEVSLAYLAKELKSLIWPSLFYYFTVRNFDKKRLLKKEERSREMEKFLIRIKEALENYREAFRLPLWQILYSTRRVGHEL
- the csm2 gene encoding type III-A CRISPR-associated protein Csm2 — its product is MNYKVQQGSPQQTLRLPEIKFWSDKEKKLVNTTLFSEIAFKYSEIISSKDKKKNKRSQLRKFYDEVLFFYDRLKGEKDKFQQFLPYIKLMRAKLYYSLGRKHITDEFRTMVESCLNQVETWDDFEVFKNFFEAFMGYYRYHRKDD